The Mobula hypostoma unplaced genomic scaffold, sMobHyp1.1 scaffold_36, whole genome shotgun sequence genome window below encodes:
- the LOC134341646 gene encoding LOW QUALITY PROTEIN: probable G-protein coupled receptor npr-8 (The sequence of the model RefSeq protein was modified relative to this genomic sequence to represent the inferred CDS: inserted 1 base in 1 codon) encodes MLETFYHVRKIYYMIIAVIGVPVNFVTMVILSRGKCGLSTCTTRYLVIMATADLLIIIFQVILWRVSYYYFPGTFLDITPVRSVIYALELCSGWFTVTSTFDRFVAICYQKLKTKYCTGXTAAVVLTTTGVLLCFTNAPYFFIYRPAKVIDSIPWDCIRKPRYSTDHGWVGFRWFSAVVTPLIPLVLILLFNSRTVRHILVTSRVREGLRGQSKAENRSDPEMESRRRSVISLLTASGSFIVLWSVNVAEFLYNTIAGLDQNNYNDSEYIFQQLGYMLVILSCCTNTFIYGVTQSKFREQFISAAKYPLMSIIELINRQKI; translated from the exons ATGCTTGAAACATTTTACCATGTGAGAAAGATATATTACATGATCATTGCCGTTATTGGTGTTCCTG TGAATTTCGTGACGATGGTGATCCTGAGCCGGGGAAAGTGCGGCCTCTCCACCTGcaccactcgctacctggtgATCATGGCAACGGCGGATCTACTTATCATCATCTTTCAAGTCATTCTATGGCGGGTCAGTTATTATTATTTCCCAGGGACTTTCCTGGATATCACCCCCGTACGCAGTGTGATCTATGCCCTGGAACTATGTTCTGGCTGGTTTACCGTCACTTCTACGTTTGATCGGTTTGTCGCCATCTGTTACCAGAAGTTGAAAACGAAATATTGCACCG AAACTGCGGCTGTGGTTTTGACAACAACCGGCGTTCTGCTCTGTTTTACCAACGCGCCCTACTTCTTCATATATCGTCCTGCGAAAGTGATTGACAGTATTCCATGGGACTGTATTCGAAAGCCGAGATACTCTACGGATCACGGATGGGTGGGATTTAGATGGTTTTCTGCAGTTGTAACGCCGTTAATCCCGTTGGTGTTAATACTGCTGTTCAACTCTCGGACAGTCAGACACATTTTAGTGACTAGTCGCGTCCGTGAGGGGCTGAGGGGTCAGAGCAAGGCGGAGAACCGCAGTGACCCagagatggagagcaggaggaggtctgtgaTCTCACTTCTCACCGCCTCCGGAAGCTTCATCGTCCTGTGGTCGGTGAATGTTGCCGAGTTTCTTTATAACACCATCGCCGGGTTGGATCAAAATAATTACAACGATTCTGAATACATATTTCAACAATTGggatacatgctggtgatattaagttGCTGCACAAACACGTTTATTTATGGGGTAACTCAGTCCAAGTTCAGAGAGCAGTTCATCAGCGCAGCGAAATATCCGCTCATGTCAATTATTGAGCTAATTAATAGACAAAAAATTTAA